One genomic region from Phycodurus eques isolate BA_2022a chromosome 16, UOR_Pequ_1.1, whole genome shotgun sequence encodes:
- the fmnl1a gene encoding formin-like protein 1 has translation MGNAGASEQEPPPDGPESRSSVGTASVMSEPGAPTLPKKPPAPPKLPLPSEEELEERFNVVLSYMNLPPDKLQLLSQYDNDKKWELVCDQERFQVKSPPSTYLAKIRSFYQDQVVVARRKKRIQDATKVLKDLEISLRTNHIGWAQEFLNEQNKGLDVLVEYLSQAQCDAPFDAESSENGGTLSDKARPVNERSIEDLTKTGGGGSQSHGMSRAARALTVRISSTLGNKMLKKSHLPSHRDDVHVCIMCLRAIMNYQSGFNLVMMHPRCVNEITLSLNSRNHRTKALVLELLAAVCLVRGGHDIILSAFDNFREVSKERNRFEKLMGYFINDDCNIDFMVACMQFINIVVHSVENMNFRVHLQYEFTNLGLDKYLESLRQTESEKLQVQIQAYLDNVLDVGVLLEDAESRGGVLEHVDKLQDHNVKLNAQLQEMESQNVEKISDLETQLMQATKETELLKESLRDSCSQVSTLQQREREKELDREREKERERLSTMNPQAPSELEQKIQELQEKGLICLARTPSGALDIKVVPITVTDYISVPAPQPAPIYTSSATICPSAPPPPPPPPPPPPPPSSAPGREPPPPSPDNGGRLLPPPPPLPVAGRGPPPPPPPPPPLAAGGGPPPPPPPPPPPATGEGPPPPPPGAYSPSPPGEPNILSGLKSKKPIQTKFRMPLLNWQPLKPNQVTGTVFHELDDEQVLEELNMEMFEEQFKTKAQGNPADLTKGKKKLGHKASSKTSLIDPNKAKNLAITLRKGGMSPSQICTAIETYDQQSLSIDFLELLVHFIPSDFEMKLLINYEKDGRPLEDLTDEDRFILRFGKIPRLSQRINTLTFMGNFPESVRRLQPQLNSIIAASMSIKSSDKLKKILEIVLAFGNYMNSSKRGAAYGFRLQSLDLLLETKSTDRTQTLLHFIANIVHEKYPDLANFYTELHFVDKAALVSLDSILQDIRFLERGMEMTKKEFLVQDDSPVLKEFIKSNSEQLESLIKDSKTAQEAFCLVVEYFGENPKTTQPAMFFPLFARFIKAYKKAEQDNQLKRKMELEMSEGKDSLPSKAGGHKGPLMPKMDFIAELKRKQVQPQVREGKDGALEDIITDLRNMPYRRADGRRQAQRPDT, from the exons AACGTGGTGCTG AGCTACATGAACCTGCCACCGGATAAACTGCAGCTGTTGAGTCAATACGACAACGACAAGAAATGGGAGCTTGTCTGTGACCAG GAGCGCTTCCAGGTGAAAAGCCCCCCGTCCACGTACCTGGCCAAGATCAGGAGCTTCTACCAGGATCAGGTGGTGGTGGCTCGCCGG AAGAAAAGAATCCAAGATGCCACCAAGGTCCTCAAGGATTTGGAAATATCCCTGCGCACCAACCACATAGG TTGGGCTCAAGAGTTCCTGAACGAGCAGAATAAAGGTCTGGATGTGTTGGTGGAGTATTTGTCTCAGGCCCAGTGCGACGCCCC GTTTGACGCGGAGAGCAGCGAGAACGGCGGCACCCTGAGCGACAAGGCGAGGCCTGTCAACGAGAGGTCTATTGAGGACTTGACCAAGACCGGCGGTGGCGGCTCGCAGTCGCATGGAATGAGCCGAGCTGCACGAGCGCTCACCGTGAG GATCAGCTCGACTCTGGGGAACAAGATGCTTAAGAAGTCTCATTTGCCAAGTCACAGAGATGACGTGCACGTGTGCATCATGTGCCTGAGGGCCATCATGAACTATCAG TCGGGTTTCAACCTGGTGATGATGCACCCGCGCTGCGTAAACGAGATCACGCTCAGTCTGAACAGCAGGAatcacag GACCAAGGCCCTGGTGCTGGAGCTGTTGGCCGCCGTTTGTCTGGTCAGAGGAGGACATGACATCATCTTGTCAGCCTTTGACAACTTTAGAGAG GTGAGCAAAGAGAGGAACCGCTTTGAGAAGCTGATGGGGTATTTCATCAACGACGACTGCAACATTGACTTCATG GTGGCCTGCATGCAGTTCATCAACATTGTGGTCCATTCCGTGGAGAACATGAACTTCCGCGTGCACCTGCAGTACGAATTCACTAACTTGGGCTTGGACAAGTATCTGGAA AGTCTGAGGCAAACGGAGAGCGAGAAGCTGCAGGTGCAGATCCAGGCCTATCTGGACAACGTGCTGGACGTCGGCGTCCTGCTGGAGGACGCCGAGAGCCGAGGCGGAGTTCTGGAGCATGTGGACAAGCTGCAGGACCACAACGTTAAG CTCAATGCTCAGCTCCAGGAGATGGAGTCTCAGAACGTGGAAAAGATTTCCGATCTCGAGACTCAACTCATGCAGGCCACCAAAGAGACCGAGTTGCTTAAG GAAAGCCTGAGAGACTCATGTTCTCAGGTGAGCACCttgcagcagagggagcgggAGAAGGAGCTGGACAGGGAGCGGGAGAAGGAGAGGGAGCGTCTGAGCACGATGAATCCTCAGGCACCTTCTGAGCTGGAGCAGAAGATCCAGGAGCTGCAGGAGAAGGGTCTGATCTGCTTGGCCAGGACCCCATCGGGAGCTTTGGACATCAAGGTTGTGCCCATCACCGTGACTGATTACATCTCGGTACCAGCGCCCCAGCCTGCCCCGATTTACACCTCCTCAGCTACAATCTGTCCTTcggcacctcctcctcctcctcctcctcctcctcctccaccgccGCCTTCTTCTGCTCCCGGCAGAGAGCCACCACCTCCTTCACCTGACAACGGAGGACGGCTGCtaccgcctcctcctcctctgcctgTCGCTGGAAGAgggccaccaccaccaccacctccacctcctccacTTGCTGCCGGAGGAGGgccgccgcctccgccgcctcctcctcctccacctgccACAGGAGAAGGGCCACCACCTCCTCCACCTGGTGCTTATTCCCCATCCCCTCCGGGAGAACCCAACATTCTGTCTG GGTTGAAGAGTAAGAAACCAATCCAGACTAAGTTTAGGATGCCGTTGTTAAACTGGCAGCCTCTAAAACCGAATCAGGTTACGGGAACTGTGTTCCATGAGCTGGACGATGAGCAAGTCTTGGAG GAGCTGAACATGGAGATGTTTGAGGAGCAGTTCAAGACCAAGGCACAGGGTAACCCTGCAGATCTCACCAAGGGGAAAAAGAAGTTAGGGCACAAGGCTTCCAGCAAGACATCTTTAATTGACCCCAACAAGGCCAAGAATTTGGCCATCACGTTGCGAAAAGGGGGGATGAGTCCTTCGCAGATCTGCACTGCCATCGAGAC GTATGACCAGCAGTCTTTGTCTATCGACTTCCTGGAGCTGCTGGTGCACTTTATACCCTCGGACTTTGAGATGAAGCTGCTGATCAACTACGAGAAGGACGGACGACCCCTCGAGGACCTGACGGACGAAGACCGCTTTATTTTGCGCTTCGGCAAGATCCCTCGCCTGAGCCAGCGGATTAACACGCTCACCTTCATGGGGAACTTCCCAGAGAGCGTCAGGCGGCTGCAGCCG CAACTCAACTCCATCATTGCAGCGTCCATGTCAATCAAGTCTTCAGACAAACTAAAGAAGATCTTAGAG ATCGTTTTAGCGTTTGGCAACTACATGAACAGCAGCAAAAGGGGGGCAGCTTATGGCTTTAGACTGCAGAGTCTGGACCTT CTACTTGAAACAAAGTCCACAGACCGCACGCAGACACTGCTCCACTTCATTGCCAACATTGTCCATGAGAAGTATCCTGACTTGGCCAACTTCTACACTGAGCTCCACTTTGTGGACAAGGCAGCCCTTG TGTCCTTGGACAGCATCCTCCAGGACATCCGCTTCCTGGAGCGAGGGATGGAGATGACCAAGAAGGAGTTCCTGGTACAAGATGACAGCCCGGTCTTGAAGGAGTTCATCAAGAGCAACAGCGAGCAGTTGGAGTCTCTGATCAAAGACAGCAAGACTGCACAG GAGGCCTTCTGCTTGGTGGTGGAGTATTTTGGCGAAAATCCCAAAACCACGCAGCCGGCCATGTTCTTCCCGCTCTTTGCACGATTTATCAAAGCCTACAAG aaaGCCGAGCAAGATAATCAACTGAAGAGGAAAATGGAGCTCGAGATGAGCGAAGGGAAAGACAGTTTGCCATCAAAGGCTGGAGGCCATAAG GGTCCCCTGATGCCCAAGATGGACTTCATTGCCGAGCTGAAAAGAAAGCAGGTGCAGCCTCAAGTGCGTGAAGGCAAGGATGGTGCTTTGGAAGACATCATCACAG ATCTGAGGAACATGCCGTACCGCCGCGCAGACGGTCGCCGGCAAGCTCAGCGCCCCGACAcctaa